From Natator depressus isolate rNatDep1 chromosome 7, rNatDep2.hap1, whole genome shotgun sequence, the proteins below share one genomic window:
- the NPFFR1 gene encoding neuropeptide FF receptor 1, with translation MCPHDAICVIPGWPFDNIMCKMSGLMQGMSVSSSVFTLVAIAVERFRCIVYPFRQKLTLRKALITIVIIWVLALIIMCPSAVTRDEYHFMVVTYNNSYPLYSCGRHSLTSQF, from the exons ATGTGTCCCCATGATGCTATCTGTGTAATTCCAGGTTGGCCATTTGACAACATCATGTGTAAAATGAGTGGACTGATGCAGGGGATGTCTGTCTCCTCTTCAGTTTTCACTCTGGTGGCCATTGCAGTGGAAAG GTTTCGTTGCATTGTTTACCCCTTCAGACAGAAACTAACCCTGAGGAAAGCCCTAATCACCATAGTTATCATTTGGGTCTTGGCCTTGATAATCATGTGCCCCTCTGCAGTCACCAGGGATGAATATCATTTCATGGTGGTTACATACAACAATTCTTACCCACTATACTCCTGTGGGAGGCATAGCCTGACAAGCCAATTCTAA